In one Desulfallas thermosapovorans DSM 6562 genomic region, the following are encoded:
- the pepF gene encoding oligoendopeptidase F: MVLKSAHLPTRREIPDRYKWRLEDIYPGDDAVERDFQQTLELAARVESYQGKLGTSARVLLEAFQLQEQLDMLNEKIYTYARMRRDEDNTNPVYQALSDRAESLNARVQAAVSFFVPEILALPGQTLKKFLQEEPGLALYRFMLEELVRQKPHTLSASEEQIMARAQEVTQAAANIFRMINNADFTFDPVKDERGREVELTHGRYLQFMESRDRRVRRDAFTSLYRTYRRFQNTLAATLGASVKKDVFYARVRKYPSALEAALFADNIPVQVYDNLIRTVRGNLEPFYRYMRLRKKLLGIDELHMYDIYTPVVKDVEWTIPYPEAVEMVREGLAPLGKDYVETMTGGIGAGWVDVYENKGKTSGAYSWGPYGTHPYVLLNYQDNLNNVFTLAHEMGHAMHSYYSFKSQPYVYAHYKIFTAEVASTVNESLLMQYLLQTVKEREKKIYLLNHYLEQFRGTVYRQTMFAEFEKIIHEQVEAGEALTPELLCTIYHQLNVDYYGPEVVVDRDIDMEWARIPHFYTAFYVYKYATGFSAATALTRRISSEGSGAVERYIDFLSRGGSDYPLQLLNSAGVDMTSPRPVQECLDVFARLVGELESMALGVPGACEL; the protein is encoded by the coding sequence ATAGTTTTGAAAAGTGCACATTTACCCACTCGCCGGGAAATTCCCGACCGGTATAAATGGAGGCTGGAGGATATTTACCCCGGTGACGATGCTGTGGAGCGGGACTTTCAGCAAACGCTGGAACTGGCTGCCCGGGTGGAGTCTTACCAAGGCAAACTGGGCACATCGGCTCGTGTGTTGTTGGAGGCCTTTCAACTACAGGAGCAGTTGGATATGCTTAATGAAAAAATATATACCTATGCCCGCATGAGAAGGGATGAAGATAACACCAACCCAGTTTACCAGGCTTTGTCCGACCGGGCCGAAAGCCTGAATGCCCGGGTCCAGGCTGCGGTGTCATTTTTTGTACCCGAAATTCTGGCTCTGCCCGGCCAAACCCTGAAAAAATTCCTGCAAGAGGAACCCGGTTTGGCCCTGTACCGGTTTATGCTGGAGGAATTGGTGCGACAAAAACCCCACACCCTATCCGCTTCGGAAGAGCAGATAATGGCCCGGGCCCAGGAAGTAACCCAGGCGGCTGCCAATATATTCAGAATGATTAACAATGCCGACTTTACCTTTGACCCGGTAAAAGATGAGCGGGGTCGCGAGGTGGAACTCACCCACGGCCGCTACTTGCAGTTTATGGAAAGCAGGGACCGCCGGGTGCGCCGGGATGCCTTTACCTCTTTGTACAGAACTTACCGCCGGTTTCAGAATACCCTGGCGGCCACGCTGGGTGCCAGCGTAAAAAAAGATGTGTTTTACGCCCGGGTGCGCAAATACCCTTCCGCCCTTGAAGCGGCTCTTTTTGCGGATAATATACCCGTGCAGGTTTATGATAATTTAATCCGGACGGTGCGCGGCAACCTGGAGCCATTTTACCGCTACATGAGACTGCGCAAGAAGCTTTTGGGAATTGATGAGCTGCACATGTACGATATTTACACCCCCGTGGTTAAAGACGTAGAATGGACCATTCCCTACCCGGAGGCGGTGGAGATGGTGCGGGAAGGGCTGGCCCCGCTGGGCAAGGATTACGTAGAAACAATGACCGGGGGTATCGGCGCGGGCTGGGTGGATGTTTACGAAAACAAGGGTAAAACAAGCGGTGCCTATTCCTGGGGCCCCTATGGCACACATCCTTATGTGCTGCTTAACTACCAGGATAACCTGAACAATGTATTTACCCTGGCCCATGAAATGGGACATGCCATGCATTCTTACTATTCCTTTAAGTCACAGCCTTATGTATATGCCCATTATAAAATATTTACCGCCGAGGTGGCCTCTACGGTCAATGAGTCTTTGTTGATGCAGTATTTGCTGCAGACGGTTAAGGAGCGGGAAAAGAAAATTTATCTGCTTAATCACTATCTGGAACAATTCCGGGGCACCGTGTACAGGCAGACTATGTTTGCCGAGTTTGAAAAGATTATTCACGAACAGGTGGAAGCGGGGGAAGCTTTAACTCCTGAACTGCTTTGCACTATATACCACCAACTGAACGTCGATTACTACGGGCCGGAGGTGGTGGTGGACAGAGATATAGACATGGAATGGGCACGTATACCACATTTCTATACCGCTTTTTACGTATATAAATATGCCACCGGTTTTTCGGCAGCCACTGCCCTGACGCGCCGTATCAGCAGCGAAGGCAGTGGCGCCGTGGAACG
- a CDS encoding asparagine synthase encodes MTVAREGLIPTVLGAAVTTTGLALRNVNPTVGWGITGFGLAHVILGTIDLIQHKPYKFK; translated from the coding sequence ATGACAGTGGCACGGGAAGGTTTAATACCCACTGTTCTCGGCGCAGCAGTAACCACCACCGGACTGGCTTTGCGCAATGTAAACCCTACGGTCGGCTGGGGTATAACGGGCTTTGGACTGGCGCATGTCATTTTAGGCACCATTGACCTGATACAGCACAAGCCCTATAAATTTAAGTAA
- a CDS encoding epoxyqueuosine reductase, with product MDMAIGDKIVKFITNSVLQARTVTRYREPLVGFASANDHLFTQIKQVIGPHHLHPREMLPGAKTVVAFFIPFAEDVVKANRRDKEKIAREWAVAYIETNRLISEICQELTGVLREEGIEAVAEKPTHNFNEQDLTAGWSHKSVAFVAGLGTFGLNRMLITASGCAGRLGTLVISAGVPPTPRPTEELCHYHRDGKCLYCVQNCPTGALQVQQLDKQRCYKQLLEVDSLFSDLGLCDVCGKCAMGPCAMNAG from the coding sequence ATGGACATGGCTATTGGTGACAAAATAGTAAAATTTATAACAAATTCGGTGCTGCAAGCCCGGACCGTGACCCGCTACCGGGAGCCGCTGGTGGGTTTTGCCTCGGCCAATGACCACTTGTTTACCCAAATCAAGCAGGTGATCGGTCCTCATCATTTGCATCCCCGGGAAATGCTGCCCGGAGCCAAAACTGTAGTGGCTTTTTTTATTCCCTTTGCGGAGGATGTGGTAAAGGCCAACAGGCGGGATAAGGAAAAGATAGCCCGGGAATGGGCCGTGGCGTATATAGAAACCAACCGGTTAATCAGCGAAATTTGCCAGGAGCTTACCGGGGTGCTGCGGGAGGAAGGAATTGAAGCGGTGGCGGAAAAACCTACCCATAACTTCAACGAACAAGATCTGACCGCGGGCTGGTCTCATAAGAGCGTTGCCTTTGTTGCCGGTTTAGGTACCTTCGGTCTAAACCGCATGTTAATCACTGCTTCGGGCTGCGCCGGCCGTCTGGGCACACTGGTAATTTCCGCCGGGGTTCCCCCAACACCCCGGCCTACAGAAGAATTATGCCATTATCACCGTGATGGGAAATGCCTGTATTGTGTTCAAAACTGCCCTACCGGTGCGTTGCAGGTACAGCAATTGGATAAGCAAAGGTGCTATAAACAGCTGCTGGAGGTGGACAGTCTGTTTAGCGATTTGGGTCTATGTGATGTTTGTGGTAAGTGCGCCATGGGACCCTGCGCCATGAACGCCGGGTAA
- a CDS encoding helix-turn-helix domain-containing protein — protein sequence MIKFKLDRVLFENGNMKVPKLQEISGVNKNTLYAIYNGSITRIDVSVIDRICAALNCQPGDLLEYIPDEEGEGNNAKA from the coding sequence ATGATTAAATTCAAACTGGATAGAGTGTTATTTGAGAATGGAAATATGAAAGTGCCCAAATTACAAGAAATTAGTGGCGTTAATAAAAATACACTGTATGCTATTTACAACGGCTCAATAACAAGGATTGACGTATCAGTAATTGACCGTATATGTGCCGCCCTCAACTGCCAGCCTGGTGATCTGCTGGAATACATACCCGACGAAGAAGGGGAGGGTAATAATGCGAAAGCATAA
- a CDS encoding type II toxin-antitoxin system HicB family antitoxin translates to MRKHKFKVILEQDENDGGYTVTVPALPGCITEGDTIQEALENAQEAIRGYLEALQIQGRPLPEKDIQLFYGEVEVSL, encoded by the coding sequence ATGCGAAAGCATAAGTTCAAGGTCATTCTTGAGCAGGATGAAAACGACGGGGGTTATACTGTAACTGTTCCGGCCTTACCCGGTTGTATCACTGAGGGAGATACCATTCAGGAGGCTTTAGAGAACGCCCAAGAGGCTATTAGAGGTTACCTGGAGGCTTTGCAAATCCAGGGACGCCCGCTCCCCGAAAAGGATATACAGCTATTCTACGGTGAGGTTGAGGTATCACTATAA
- a CDS encoding type II toxin-antitoxin system HicA family toxin, protein MMTPRLPRASGKDVMAALTRSGFRLVHVRGSHHYLEQPGGGRLVTVPVHGNKTLKPKTLKSILDQTGLTVDELLELL, encoded by the coding sequence ATGATGACACCCCGCCTCCCTCGTGCGTCCGGTAAAGATGTTATGGCTGCGCTTACCAGGTCCGGCTTTAGGTTGGTACACGTTCGGGGTAGTCACCACTACCTGGAGCAACCAGGCGGTGGGAGGCTGGTAACCGTGCCGGTACACGGTAACAAGACACTTAAACCCAAAACATTGAAAAGTATCCTGGACCAAACGGGCCTTACCGTTGACGAACTGTTAGAACTGTTGTAA
- the murA gene encoding UDP-N-acetylglucosamine 1-carboxyvinyltransferase, with translation MQRFMITGGNRLSGAVKVSGSKNATLPIMAASLLLDGKCTIKGVPRLKDVAVMKELLVYLGASVVWEKDVMHIDTQGIGYQDVSEELMRRMRASNLVLGPLISRYKYARISYPGGCNIGSRPMNLHLKGMQAMGVEIKEKFGYITAQAKRLKGTDIYLDLPSVGATENLMMAAVLAEGTTVIRNAAREPEIVDLQNFLNCLGARVKGAGTDIIKITGVDGLNGAEYTVIPDRIEAGTHMVAAAITQGDVLVTNVIPEHLEPVINKLREAGVYVEVNDDQVRVAADKRPQAVDIKTMPYPGFPTDMQPQFMALLTLAEGTSVISETIFENRYKHVMELRRMGADIRLEGHTAVVRGVTSLSGACVEASDLRAGAALVLAAMAGENGTVLDQVDHIDRGYERMENKYNSLGARIIRVHS, from the coding sequence TTGCAAAGATTTATGATCACGGGTGGTAACCGGTTGAGCGGTGCTGTTAAAGTTAGCGGATCCAAGAATGCCACATTGCCCATAATGGCGGCCAGCCTGCTGTTGGACGGCAAGTGCACCATCAAGGGGGTGCCTCGCCTTAAGGATGTGGCGGTGATGAAGGAATTGCTGGTTTATCTCGGTGCCAGTGTGGTTTGGGAAAAGGACGTAATGCATATCGACACCCAGGGGATCGGCTATCAGGATGTTTCCGAGGAATTGATGCGCCGTATGCGGGCCTCCAATCTGGTGCTGGGGCCACTGATCAGTCGCTATAAATATGCCAGAATATCTTACCCGGGCGGCTGCAACATCGGCTCCCGGCCCATGAACCTGCATTTAAAGGGTATGCAGGCCATGGGGGTGGAGATTAAGGAAAAATTCGGCTATATTACCGCCCAGGCAAAGAGATTAAAAGGGACCGACATATACTTGGATTTACCCAGCGTGGGGGCTACGGAAAACTTGATGATGGCCGCGGTACTGGCCGAAGGAACTACGGTGATTCGCAATGCCGCCCGGGAGCCCGAGATAGTGGATTTGCAGAATTTCCTAAACTGCCTTGGGGCGCGGGTCAAGGGTGCGGGTACGGATATCATTAAAATAACCGGTGTAGATGGGTTAAACGGGGCTGAGTATACCGTAATACCGGATCGCATTGAGGCAGGTACCCATATGGTAGCGGCCGCCATTACCCAGGGAGATGTACTGGTAACCAATGTCATACCGGAACACCTGGAACCAGTCATTAATAAATTGCGGGAAGCCGGAGTATATGTGGAGGTGAACGACGACCAGGTCCGGGTGGCTGCAGATAAAAGGCCCCAGGCAGTGGATATAAAAACCATGCCCTATCCCGGGTTCCCCACTGACATGCAACCGCAATTTATGGCCCTGTTGACACTGGCCGAAGGAACCAGTGTGATTAGTGAAACCATCTTTGAGAACCGCTATAAACATGTGATGGAACTGCGCCGGATGGGTGCGGATATCCGCCTGGAGGGTCACACCGCGGTGGTCAGGGGGGTGACCAGCCTGTCAGGGGCCTGCGTAGAGGCCAGCGACTTGCGGGCCGGGGCTGCACTGGTGCTGGCCGCCATGGCCGGGGAAAACGGCACAGTGCTGGACCAGGTGGATCATATAGACCGCGGTTACGAGAGAATGGAAAATAAATACAACTCCCTGGGAGCCCGGATTATTCGAGTGCACAGTTAA
- the murB gene encoding UDP-N-acetylmuramate dehydrogenase translates to MIDSVLHTEIQQSIKGPVYRQEPMSKYTSWRIGGPADLLIKPRDQEDLRRALVYARRYDLPVTVIGNGTNLLVSDRGIRGMVIKIGPGLGDINVRGHMIYAGAGAPLPLLARKAMQAGLAGFEFLAGIPGTVGGALIMNAGANGCAVGERVRQVTAFDYAGNCLTFDAHQLTFSYRHSSLAERNVIVVGVVLEGKPDRAEEIKQRMEHYLDRRRQTQPLEYPNAGSVFKNPPGDSAGRLIEMAGCKEMRVGNIQVSPRHANFIVNLGGGTAGEVLEIVNRVQNIVEQKCGVKLVMEVQKLGEF, encoded by the coding sequence TTGATAGATTCGGTACTCCATACGGAAATACAACAAAGCATAAAAGGCCCGGTTTATCGCCAGGAACCCATGAGTAAATATACCAGCTGGCGTATCGGAGGGCCTGCGGATTTGCTTATCAAACCCCGGGATCAGGAAGATCTACGCCGGGCGCTGGTATATGCCCGGCGGTATGACCTGCCTGTTACCGTGATCGGTAATGGAACCAACCTGCTAGTTTCCGATCGGGGCATCAGGGGTATGGTGATTAAAATCGGGCCGGGGCTCGGGGATATTAATGTGCGGGGTCATATGATTTACGCCGGTGCCGGTGCGCCGCTGCCTTTGCTGGCCAGGAAGGCCATGCAGGCCGGGCTGGCCGGGTTTGAGTTCCTGGCCGGCATACCGGGTACTGTGGGCGGTGCACTGATCATGAATGCCGGTGCCAATGGTTGCGCCGTGGGAGAAAGGGTCAGGCAGGTAACGGCCTTTGATTATGCCGGTAATTGTTTGACCTTTGACGCACACCAGCTAACTTTTTCCTACCGGCACAGCTCTTTGGCCGAAAGGAATGTTATTGTGGTGGGTGTGGTGTTGGAAGGTAAGCCGGACCGGGCGGAAGAAATCAAGCAAAGGATGGAACATTACCTGGATCGGCGCAGGCAGACCCAGCCCCTGGAATATCCTAATGCCGGCAGTGTATTTAAAAACCCGCCCGGTGATTCAGCTGGCCGGCTGATTGAAATGGCGGGTTGCAAAGAAATGCGGGTGGGTAATATACAGGTCTCTCCGCGCCATGCCAATTTTATTGTCAACCTCGGTGGCGGTACCGCCGGTGAGGTGTTGGAAATAGTAAACCGGGTACAAAACATTGTGGAACAAAAATGTGGCGTAAAACTGGTAATGGAGGTGCAAAAGCTGGGGGAGTTTTAG
- the murC gene encoding UDP-N-acetylmuramate--L-alanine ligase, producing the protein MQDIPGKIHFIGIGGAGMSGLARVLLDLGFDVRGSDINSTPVTERLKALGATIYRGHAGVNVGDAELVVYSTAIGADNPEMQAAREKGVQVIHRADLLGLLMKRQKGLAVAGAHGKTTTSAMLALVLEKCQQDPTILIGGELTDIGGNAKFGRGAFLVAEADESDRSFLKLQPYLAVVTNIEDDHLDHYGSLEEIINAFRQFISKIPANGTAVLCIDDEHVRAVAADCAGQVITYALDNPNADYTVCDIRVDAGGSTGEVYSKGRYLGKLVLAVPGRHNLANALAVVAVCRNIGLSFGEVARCLQGFKGAGRRYQLIGREKGITVVDDYAHHPTEIAATLRAARQVHSGRVIAVFQPHRYTRTQLLFRRFGACFADADMVIVNDIYSAGEKPIAGVSAGLIADAVQASKGERPQQLPSGSKTVDYLTGILREGDLVLTMGAGDVWKTGVELVNRLKESK; encoded by the coding sequence GTGCAGGATATTCCAGGCAAAATTCATTTTATAGGTATTGGCGGAGCCGGAATGAGTGGGCTGGCCAGGGTACTTTTAGATTTGGGCTTTGATGTCCGGGGATCAGATATCAATAGCACGCCGGTGACCGAGCGGCTTAAAGCGCTGGGTGCCACCATATACAGAGGGCATGCAGGGGTAAATGTGGGAGACGCTGAACTGGTGGTATATTCCACTGCCATTGGTGCTGATAATCCCGAAATGCAAGCGGCCAGAGAAAAGGGTGTGCAGGTGATCCACCGGGCGGATTTACTTGGTCTATTGATGAAGCGGCAAAAGGGTTTGGCAGTGGCCGGTGCACACGGTAAAACCACCACTTCCGCTATGCTGGCGCTGGTTTTGGAAAAGTGCCAACAGGATCCCACAATATTAATCGGAGGTGAATTGACTGATATTGGCGGTAACGCCAAATTTGGACGGGGCGCGTTCCTGGTGGCTGAGGCGGACGAAAGTGACCGGTCATTTTTAAAGCTGCAACCTTATCTGGCGGTGGTTACCAATATCGAAGATGACCACCTGGACCATTACGGATCATTAGAAGAAATAATTAATGCGTTTCGGCAATTTATCAGTAAAATACCCGCTAACGGTACGGCGGTACTGTGTATTGATGACGAACATGTAAGAGCTGTGGCCGCAGATTGTGCGGGGCAGGTAATTACATATGCCCTCGATAATCCCAATGCAGACTACACTGTGTGCGATATCAGAGTGGATGCGGGAGGCTCTACGGGAGAGGTCTACTCAAAAGGGCGGTACCTGGGAAAACTGGTGCTGGCGGTGCCCGGACGCCATAACCTGGCCAATGCACTAGCGGTGGTAGCGGTTTGCCGTAACATTGGTTTGTCCTTTGGCGAGGTAGCCCGGTGTTTACAGGGGTTTAAGGGGGCCGGCAGGCGGTACCAGTTAATTGGCCGGGAAAAGGGAATCACCGTGGTTGATGATTACGCCCACCACCCCACCGAAATTGCCGCTACGCTACGGGCGGCCCGGCAGGTGCACTCGGGACGGGTTATTGCCGTGTTTCAGCCGCACCGGTACACCAGAACCCAGTTATTGTTCAGGCGCTTCGGAGCTTGTTTTGCCGATGCCGATATGGTGATCGTAAACGATATATACAGTGCCGGGGAAAAGCCCATTGCCGGAGTATCCGCCGGGCTTATTGCAGATGCCGTGCAGGCCAGCAAAGGGGAGCGCCCGCAGCAATTGCCCTCAGGAAGCAAAACCGTTGATTACCTGACCGGGATATTAAGGGAAGGTGATCTGGTACTTACCATGGGTGCGGGTGACGTTTGGAAAACCGGTGTGGAACTGGTCAATAGATTAAAGGAGAGTAAATAG
- the murG gene encoding undecaprenyldiphospho-muramoylpentapeptide beta-N-acetylglucosaminyltransferase, whose product MRFIVSGGGTGGHIYPALAIAGGLKQRFPGCSVMYIGTNRGLEADIVPKAGYRFHAVRAVGIKRSLSWHNLKVPWEAWAGYREARRLIRGFAPRAVVGTGGYVCGPVLLAAARLKIPTLIHEQNALPGITNRILSRFVDRVAVTFEDALPFFPRRAPVRLTGLPVRSEVLTAERELARERFGVHQGELLVLSFGGSQGARTLNRAVARAITHLAGIPEVRLLHVTGSGQYQQFMDMLAKEGFGRDMPDNVTVVPYLYEMPEALAAADLVVSRAGAATLAEITVRGLPALLVPFPYATGNHQEHNARALVSRGAAEMVADAEFSGSTLVGVIEKLLADRSRLEEMAEASRRLGKPGALDDIIGIVEEII is encoded by the coding sequence TTGCGATTTATTGTAAGCGGTGGCGGTACCGGCGGCCATATCTACCCGGCGCTGGCCATTGCCGGCGGCTTAAAACAGCGTTTCCCGGGCTGCTCAGTTATGTATATCGGTACCAACCGGGGACTCGAGGCCGATATTGTGCCCAAGGCGGGTTACCGGTTTCACGCCGTTCGGGCGGTGGGTATCAAACGCAGTCTTTCCTGGCATAACTTGAAAGTGCCCTGGGAGGCCTGGGCCGGTTACCGGGAGGCCCGGCGGCTGATCCGCGGCTTTGCTCCCCGGGCGGTGGTGGGTACCGGTGGTTATGTTTGCGGCCCGGTGCTGCTGGCCGCCGCCAGGTTGAAAATCCCCACCTTGATACATGAACAAAACGCTTTACCGGGCATTACCAACCGGATTTTGTCCCGCTTTGTGGACCGGGTGGCGGTTACCTTTGAGGATGCGCTGCCCTTTTTTCCCCGCCGGGCCCCGGTACGTCTTACCGGGCTACCGGTGCGCAGCGAAGTGCTTACCGCTGAGCGGGAATTGGCCAGGGAGCGGTTCGGGGTGCACCAGGGGGAATTACTGGTGCTTTCCTTCGGTGGCAGTCAGGGCGCCCGCACCTTGAACAGGGCAGTAGCCCGGGCAATTACGCACCTGGCGGGTATCCCGGAGGTGCGGCTTTTGCATGTTACCGGCAGCGGCCAGTACCAGCAGTTTATGGACATGCTGGCAAAGGAAGGTTTTGGACGGGACATGCCGGACAATGTTACCGTGGTACCTTATTTGTACGAAATGCCGGAAGCTCTGGCGGCGGCGGACCTGGTGGTGAGCAGGGCCGGTGCCGCCACCCTGGCTGAAATTACGGTGCGGGGTCTGCCTGCTCTGCTGGTGCCCTTTCCCTATGCTACGGGCAACCACCAGGAACATAATGCCCGGGCATTGGTGTCCCGGGGGGCGGCGGAGATGGTTGCGGATGCCGAATTCTCGGGCAGCACCCTGGTGGGTGTAATAGAAAAGCTGCTGGCTGATCGCAGCCGGCTTGAGGAAATGGCCGAGGCCAGCCGCCGGTTGGGCAAGCCCGGAGCTTTGGACGATATTATCGGTATAGTTGAGGAAATAATTTAG
- the ftsW gene encoding putative lipid II flippase FtsW codes for MRVRRGAPDFVLFLTVLILLSIGLVMVFSASAYFAGDPEGSYRDPFHFFKRQLFGAALGIVAMLVMMNYDYRRLKRWVGPMLIVAFVLLLLVLIPGIGMEVLGARRWINLGFISFQPSELVKIFIITFTAYGLARKKERIQNLSTGLMPFLAVTGLAALLILAQPDLGTAATLCGTVFIMLFAAGARGGHLTGLAGLGAAAVAAAIYFEPYRMRRFTAFLDPEADPTGAGWNIINSLMSLASGGLLGMGLGQGRHSKFLFLPERHTDFIFAAIGEELGFIGGCLVIFLFILLAWRGFRVAITCPDTFGSLLAAGLVSGIVLQAFVNIGVVTGSLPVTGITLPFVSFGSTSLIFSLMGVGIILNISRYSSRK; via the coding sequence ATGCGTGTGCGCCGAGGGGCACCGGATTTTGTTTTGTTTTTAACTGTACTGATACTGTTAAGTATTGGTTTGGTTATGGTGTTCAGTGCCAGCGCGTACTTTGCCGGTGATCCGGAAGGATCATACCGCGATCCCTTCCATTTTTTTAAACGGCAGCTGTTTGGTGCGGCATTGGGTATTGTTGCCATGCTGGTGATGATGAATTATGACTACCGGCGCTTAAAGCGCTGGGTGGGTCCAATGTTGATTGTGGCCTTTGTGTTGCTGCTGCTGGTGTTGATTCCGGGGATTGGTATGGAAGTGCTGGGAGCCAGGCGCTGGATAAACCTGGGCTTTATTAGCTTCCAACCTTCGGAACTGGTGAAAATATTTATTATCACCTTTACGGCCTATGGCCTGGCCCGGAAGAAAGAGCGCATTCAAAACTTGAGTACGGGCCTGATGCCCTTTTTGGCCGTGACGGGCCTGGCGGCTCTATTGATACTGGCCCAGCCTGATCTGGGTACGGCGGCTACACTGTGCGGCACCGTGTTTATCATGCTGTTCGCTGCCGGCGCCCGGGGTGGGCACCTGACGGGCCTGGCGGGTCTGGGGGCGGCTGCGGTGGCTGCCGCCATATATTTTGAACCCTACCGGATGCGAAGGTTCACTGCCTTTTTAGATCCCGAGGCCGACCCCACCGGGGCGGGTTGGAATATTATTAATTCTTTAATGTCCCTGGCCTCGGGGGGCTTGTTGGGCATGGGATTGGGCCAGGGGCGGCATTCCAAATTTTTGTTCCTGCCCGAGCGGCATACCGACTTTATTTTTGCCGCCATTGGCGAAGAATTGGGTTTCATCGGAGGCTGTCTGGTAATATTTTTGTTTATATTACTGGCGTGGAGAGGGTTTCGGGTGGCCATTACCTGCCCGGACACCTTTGGCAGTCTCCTGGCTGCCGGTTTGGTATCCGGGATAGTGCTGCAGGCCTTTGTTAATATCGGTGTGGTGACGGGATCGCTGCCCGTTACAGGTATAACCCTGCCCTTTGTCAGTTTCGGTTCTACGTCACTGATTTTTTCACTGATGGGCGTGGGCATTATATTAAACATTTCCAGGTACAGTTCCCGCAAATAA
- the murD gene encoding UDP-N-acetylmuramoyl-L-alanine--D-glutamate ligase: MNIRDKKVLVVGAGRSGTAVARFLLRKGARVVLTDNRDQDKLGATLDTLLEAGLRIELGNYPAVREDNFDLVVISPGVPPGVSPVASARQCGIPVLGELELAYRFARAPVVAITGTNGKTTTTTLVGEIFRAAGLRTLVGGNIGVPLVDVIEEYGPEDMIVAEVSSFQLETAEQFHPRVAVILNITPDHLDRHGTMEGYIEAKARIFARQDPGDFTVLNYDDPETRKLAEITGGKVIFFSHRHNLKEGVLVRGDIIVVRQNNQEIEILPAREVAIPGLHNLENAMAAVAATYALGVKPGVLARVLRTFAGVAHRLETVAQKNGVLFVNDSKGTNPDASIKALQAFDRPIILLAGGRNKGSDFTEFARLVKQKVRVLVVLGECAVEIEQAARAAGCTNILKAPGFREAVLMAHASARPGDVVLLSPACASWDMFKNFEERGDLFREIVTGL; the protein is encoded by the coding sequence TTGAATATTAGGGATAAAAAAGTACTGGTGGTGGGGGCCGGCAGGAGCGGTACGGCGGTGGCTCGCTTCTTGTTGCGCAAAGGCGCCCGGGTGGTGCTTACGGATAACCGGGATCAGGATAAATTGGGCGCTACCCTGGATACATTACTGGAGGCCGGTTTGCGGATTGAATTGGGCAACTATCCCGCAGTGCGGGAAGACAACTTCGACCTGGTGGTGATCAGCCCCGGTGTGCCCCCCGGCGTGTCGCCGGTGGCTTCGGCCAGACAGTGTGGTATCCCGGTACTGGGCGAGTTGGAGCTGGCTTATCGTTTTGCCCGTGCTCCCGTGGTGGCCATCACGGGCACCAACGGCAAAACCACCACCACCACGCTGGTGGGTGAAATATTTAGGGCGGCTGGTCTACGCACCCTGGTGGGGGGCAATATCGGAGTGCCCCTGGTGGATGTGATAGAAGAATATGGCCCGGAGGACATGATAGTAGCCGAGGTTTCCAGTTTCCAGCTGGAAACGGCGGAACAATTCCATCCCCGGGTGGCGGTGATACTCAACATTACCCCTGATCACCTTGATCGCCACGGCACCATGGAAGGATACATCGAGGCCAAGGCCCGTATTTTTGCCCGGCAGGACCCGGGAGATTTTACCGTGCTTAACTATGATGACCCTGAAACCAGGAAGCTGGCGGAAATTACCGGTGGTAAAGTCATATTTTTCAGCCACAGGCATAATTTAAAAGAGGGCGTACTTGTCCGCGGGGATATTATTGTCGTGCGTCAAAACAATCAGGAAATTGAAATTTTACCGGCCCGTGAGGTGGCTATCCCGGGATTACATAACCTGGAAAACGCCATGGCCGCGGTGGCGGCCACATATGCGCTGGGGGTGAAGCCCGGGGTGCTGGCCCGCGTCCTGCGAACCTTTGCCGGGGTAGCCCACCGGTTGGAAACAGTGGCGCAAAAGAACGGAGTATTGTTTGTCAATGATTCTAAAGGTACCAACCCCGATGCCAGTATCAAGGCTTTACAAGCCTTTGACCGGCCCATTATACTGCTGGCGGGGGGACGTAACAAAGGTAGCGATTTTACCGAATTCGCCCGGCTAGTAAAACAAAAGGTGCGGGTGCTGGTGGTACTGGGTGAGTGTGCCGTTGAAATCGAGCAGGCCGCCCGGGCGGCGGGCTGTACCAATATATTAAAAGCACCCGGTTTCCGTGAAGCTGTACTAATGGCGCACGCTTCGGCCCGGCCCGGTGACGTGGTGCTACTGTCGCCGGCCTGCGCCAGTTGGGATATGTTCAAGAACTTTGAGGAACGGGGCGATTTATTCAGGGAAATAGTAACCGGCCTGTAG